The proteins below are encoded in one region of Argonema galeatum A003/A1:
- a CDS encoding DUF4231 domain-containing protein, translating to MNRFEMTNSDRANQDEISSPVENLSSTSSPNMSLILKSVEYFFLAAFVCAGIINFFLPGNPVEVIWLAALVSLWLFVFLTNRQLSSNVRFGENQSEIAKKAELYSYLSGNNNLSESNQINPAREKALQYCKELIEDYKATRSNSRNFYYSLQLATVVFSGITPILVLVDKLDIGISWFKWLPVIFPAIASIVASVVTSFPFQENWIAANKSVESLEAEEEKFILGVTQPYRCYDVDDETERQKKAKQAIENFIVEVNNIHLKQVEDSGKTKSKEDKSESGQSAESK from the coding sequence GTGAATAGATTTGAAATGACTAATTCCGATCGGGCCAACCAAGATGAGATTTCTAGTCCGGTAGAAAATTTATCCTCTACATCGAGTCCAAATATGTCGTTAATCCTGAAGAGCGTCGAGTATTTCTTTCTGGCTGCTTTTGTTTGTGCTGGCATCATTAACTTTTTTTTGCCAGGAAATCCAGTTGAAGTTATCTGGTTAGCTGCTCTTGTTTCGCTTTGGCTGTTTGTTTTTCTAACGAATAGACAACTCTCTAGTAACGTTAGGTTTGGGGAAAATCAGTCAGAGATTGCCAAGAAAGCCGAACTCTATAGCTATCTATCGGGTAATAATAATTTATCAGAAAGCAACCAGATAAATCCGGCCAGAGAAAAGGCTCTACAGTATTGCAAAGAGTTGATAGAGGATTATAAAGCAACTCGAAGTAATTCCAGAAATTTTTACTATAGTTTGCAACTGGCGACCGTTGTTTTTTCGGGAATCACACCAATATTGGTTTTAGTAGACAAGTTGGATATAGGGATTTCGTGGTTCAAGTGGCTGCCTGTAATATTCCCTGCGATCGCATCTATAGTGGCTAGTGTGGTGACATCCTTTCCTTTTCAGGAAAATTGGATTGCTGCTAATAAAAGCGTAGAATCATTAGAAGCAGAGGAGGAAAAATTCATATTAGGAGTGACTCAACCTTATCGTTGCTATGATGTAGACGACGAAACGGAACGTCAAAAAAAGGCCAAACAGGCAATAGAAAACTTTATTGTTGAGGTGAATAATATTCATCTTAAGCAAGTAGAAGATTCGGGGAAAACCAAGTCAAAGGAGGACAAGAGCGAGTCAGGTCAATCTGCTGAGTCAAAGTAG
- a CDS encoding non-ribosomal peptide synthetase → MDDINQRIAQLSPAKRALLEQKLKEKAVKANLEQTISRTTDRTLLSFSQIRIWLVDQLEPGNAAYNRPSNIHLAGQLNVAVLEQSLNEIVRRHEILRTSFPAVDGQPVQVIAPTLTLTWPIVELSHLPTNERKAEVQRLAVQEAQHSFNLSQLPLVRATLLRLDPEEHILLLTMHHIIFDGWSMGVLLKELVALYDAFSTGKPSPLPELAIQYGDFAQWQRERLQGEVLDRQLAYWKKQLSGNLPVLELPTDRSRSAVRTFGGAKWSLLLPKNLSESLKTLSQQEGVTLFMTLLAAFQILLYRYTGQDDIIVGTPIAGRDRIETEKLIGVFINTLVLRTQIDTNSTFRELLSQVREVALRAYAHQDIPFEKLVEELHPTRNLNHTPLFQILFQLRNMPKVVVEAQGLKIEDCQLDTGTVGLDLTLDIADESEGLRCVFRYNTDLFDSVTIERMANYFQTLLESIVINSELQLLELPLLTKVERYQLARKFNDANSQVEGEDFINDRRRSNLTANQLIIWLSQQLNPDTPIYNNAVIVTILTDISPEHFQKAFQALINASDALRTIIEEIDGVPQQRVIANFPYTVEYLDFSQASDIARLPAWVNKRSQIIFNLNKCLFDCVLIKLSKNKFIVYFKTHQIIVDGLSFEFIFDYLSIFYDYSANQRLQGQLELPQFQDYIDYERTYQNSDRYFRAKAYWEQKLAEDIEPIAFYGKKIIKQTTLVKRVSYNLGVARTQKIKTIATQKDVAVNTVNTSLFNIFLAAFAVYLYKIDNNRHISIGMPLHNRRLKIFKKSIGAFVQTVPLRIVIQTDDTIFSLISRIASTTSEAIKYGQYAIVSSFQKPIYDVVLNYELQSKSEFGKAKITSESIHSGHGYESLVVKIRDWNESENLFLDFDFHQDIFDEELQGLAIQHFMNVLDSLLESINQPIANINLLSPGEKERICFKFNQAKAEFPIDQTIPQLFEAQVQKTPDWLAVVFKDQTFTYAQLNAKANQLAHYLQSLGVKPEVLVGLCVERSPEMIVGLLGILKAGGVYVPLDPTYPTERLNYMVSDAQISLLLTQEKFQHQFTAKGVYQVCLERDKSAIAQESKANPVSHITPNNLSYVIYTSGSTGKPKGVMIEHRSLVNFTQAAISEYGLNERDSPAETLRDRVLQFASISFDTAAEEIYPCLTSGGTLVLRTEEMLTSVATFLKTCQDLQLTVLDLPTAYWQLMVSELGTTDVTLPESLRLVIIGGERVLPESVKMWQKCIGDYPQLVNTYGPTEATVVATTYRVAASTPIKKEVPIGRAIVNVQIYVLDRNLQPVPIGIPGELHIGGIGLARGYLNRLDLTQEKFIPNPFSNAPQARLYKTGDRVRYLSDGNIEFLGRIDNQVKIRGFRIELGEIETVLTQYPGVREAVVILKEEQSGNKPLIAYVVCDREQLTPTELYSFLQTKLPEYMMPSAFVRLEKLPLTPNGKVDRRALPSPEIEDTLSTNFVSPRTSTEQQLADIWSSLLKVKRVGIHDNFFELGGHSLLATQVVSRIQKAFEVELRLRDLFESPTIAQLSDRIETILWAKSGQRSSTENNLEQGEL, encoded by the coding sequence ATGGATGATATTAACCAACGAATTGCCCAACTCTCTCCTGCCAAACGAGCGCTGCTAGAGCAAAAACTCAAAGAAAAAGCTGTCAAAGCAAACCTCGAACAAACTATCTCCCGGACAACCGATCGCACTCTCTTATCATTTTCCCAAATTCGCATCTGGCTAGTAGACCAGTTAGAACCAGGAAATGCTGCTTATAATCGCCCTAGCAATATTCACTTAGCGGGTCAGCTAAATGTTGCAGTCCTGGAGCAAAGCCTCAATGAAATTGTGCGTCGCCACGAAATTTTACGCACTAGCTTTCCAGCCGTCGATGGTCAACCTGTTCAAGTAATTGCTCCCACTCTGACCCTAACTTGGCCAATTGTAGAACTAAGTCATCTACCTACAAATGAGCGAAAAGCTGAAGTCCAACGTCTTGCAGTCCAAGAGGCGCAGCACAGTTTCAATTTATCTCAGTTGCCTTTAGTGAGGGCAACCTTATTGCGACTAGACCCGGAAGAGCATATTCTGCTGTTGACAATGCACCACATCATCTTTGATGGGTGGTCTATGGGAGTTTTGCTCAAAGAACTCGTAGCACTCTACGATGCGTTCTCTACCGGAAAACCTTCTCCGCTACCAGAGTTAGCAATTCAATACGGAGACTTCGCCCAGTGGCAGCGAGAGCGACTGCAAGGCGAAGTATTGGATCGGCAGCTTGCCTACTGGAAAAAGCAACTGAGTGGCAATTTACCCGTGCTGGAGTTACCCACAGATCGATCGCGATCGGCAGTCCGTACTTTCGGGGGAGCAAAGTGGTCGCTATTGTTACCCAAAAATCTTAGCGAATCACTTAAAACCTTGAGTCAGCAGGAAGGGGTGACGTTGTTTATGACCCTGCTGGCAGCTTTTCAGATATTGCTCTATCGGTATACGGGTCAGGATGACATTATTGTAGGCACTCCGATCGCCGGACGCGATCGCATAGAAACGGAAAAACTAATTGGGGTTTTCATTAATACCCTAGTTTTGCGGACTCAGATAGATACAAACTCCACATTTCGGGAGCTATTAAGTCAGGTACGCGAGGTAGCTTTAAGAGCCTATGCTCATCAGGATATTCCATTTGAGAAGTTAGTAGAAGAACTACACCCAACGCGAAACTTAAACCATACCCCACTGTTTCAGATATTATTTCAACTCAGAAATATGCCAAAGGTGGTAGTAGAAGCACAAGGCTTAAAAATAGAGGATTGCCAGTTAGATACGGGTACAGTTGGGTTAGATCTAACCTTAGATATCGCTGACGAATCTGAAGGGTTGCGCTGTGTATTCCGGTACAATACAGACTTGTTTGATTCTGTCACCATCGAGCGGATGGCAAATTATTTCCAAACGTTGTTAGAAAGCATTGTTATAAATTCGGAGCTACAACTTTTAGAACTGCCGCTATTAACAAAAGTCGAACGATATCAATTAGCGAGGAAGTTTAATGATGCCAACTCTCAGGTAGAGGGAGAAGATTTCATCAACGATCGCCGCCGCTCAAACTTGACAGCTAATCAACTCATAATTTGGTTATCACAGCAATTAAATCCAGATACACCTATCTATAATAATGCAGTTATTGTTACCATCCTAACCGATATTTCTCCAGAACACTTCCAAAAAGCATTCCAGGCGCTTATTAATGCCAGCGATGCCTTACGGACAATCATTGAGGAAATTGATGGAGTACCGCAGCAAAGGGTTATCGCCAATTTCCCCTATACAGTGGAATATTTAGATTTCTCACAAGCTTCAGATATTGCTCGCCTTCCAGCTTGGGTAAATAAGCGTTCCCAGATTATATTCAATTTAAATAAATGCTTATTTGATTGCGTACTAATAAAATTATCAAAAAATAAATTTATTGTTTACTTCAAAACACATCAAATTATTGTAGACGGTTTATCATTTGAATTCATTTTTGATTATCTATCAATATTTTATGATTATTCGGCGAACCAGCGGTTGCAAGGACAGCTAGAACTTCCTCAATTTCAAGATTACATAGATTACGAGCGAACCTATCAAAACTCTGACCGATATTTTAGAGCAAAAGCTTATTGGGAACAAAAGCTGGCAGAAGACATCGAGCCGATTGCATTTTATGGTAAAAAAATTATCAAGCAGACGACACTCGTAAAAAGAGTTTCTTACAATTTAGGCGTTGCTCGAACTCAAAAAATTAAAACTATTGCAACTCAAAAAGATGTAGCAGTAAATACAGTAAACACATCCCTGTTTAATATTTTTTTAGCGGCTTTTGCAGTTTATCTTTACAAGATTGATAACAACCGTCATATTTCGATTGGAATGCCATTGCACAATCGACGTTTGAAAATTTTCAAGAAATCTATCGGTGCTTTTGTGCAAACTGTGCCGCTGCGAATTGTAATTCAAACAGACGACACTATTTTCTCATTAATTAGTCGAATTGCCAGTACAACCTCTGAGGCTATTAAATACGGGCAGTATGCGATCGTAAGTTCTTTCCAAAAACCAATTTATGATGTGGTATTGAATTACGAACTACAATCAAAGTCGGAATTTGGGAAAGCCAAGATAACAAGTGAATCTATTCATTCAGGGCATGGATATGAAAGCCTTGTCGTCAAAATACGCGATTGGAATGAATCGGAAAATCTTTTTTTAGATTTCGATTTTCATCAAGATATTTTTGATGAAGAATTGCAAGGGTTAGCCATTCAACATTTTATGAACGTGCTAGATTCATTGTTAGAGAGTATAAACCAACCTATTGCTAATATCAATTTGCTTTCTCCTGGAGAGAAAGAGCGTATTTGCTTTAAATTCAACCAAGCAAAAGCCGAATTTCCAATCGACCAAACTATTCCACAGCTTTTTGAAGCCCAGGTTCAAAAAACGCCAGATTGGCTAGCTGTCGTTTTTAAAGATCAAACTTTCACCTATGCACAGTTGAATGCCAAAGCAAATCAATTAGCGCATTATCTTCAGTCTTTGGGGGTGAAGCCAGAGGTACTGGTAGGTTTGTGTGTGGAACGTTCCCCAGAGATGATTGTGGGACTGTTAGGTATCCTCAAAGCGGGTGGGGTTTATGTACCTTTAGATCCTACTTATCCGACAGAACGCTTAAACTATATGGTGTCGGATGCACAAATATCGCTGTTGTTAACTCAAGAGAAGTTCCAGCATCAGTTTACTGCCAAAGGGGTGTATCAGGTTTGTTTGGAGCGAGATAAAAGTGCGATCGCCCAAGAAAGTAAAGCAAATCCAGTCAGCCACATTACGCCGAATAACTTATCCTACGTCATCTATACGTCGGGTTCTACCGGAAAACCCAAAGGGGTGATGATCGAACATCGCTCTTTGGTTAATTTTACACAGGCTGCTATTTCTGAATATGGATTAAATGAGCGTGATTCTCCTGCGGAGACACTACGCGATCGCGTGCTGCAATTTGCTTCGATTAGTTTCGATACAGCAGCAGAAGAAATCTATCCCTGCCTTACATCTGGTGGGACATTAGTGCTGCGAACTGAGGAAATGTTAACTTCGGTAGCGACTTTCCTGAAAACCTGCCAGGATTTGCAGCTAACAGTTTTAGATCTGCCTACAGCCTATTGGCAACTAATGGTTTCTGAATTAGGAACAACCGATGTAACACTTCCTGAGTCCCTGCGATTGGTAATTATTGGGGGAGAACGAGTTCTGCCCGAATCTGTGAAAATGTGGCAAAAGTGTATAGGCGATTATCCTCAATTAGTGAATACTTATGGCCCGACTGAAGCAACTGTAGTTGCCACAACCTACAGGGTGGCAGCATCAACACCCATAAAGAAAGAAGTGCCAATTGGACGTGCCATTGTTAATGTCCAAATTTATGTTCTCGACCGCAATTTGCAACCCGTTCCTATCGGGATTCCAGGAGAATTACACATCGGCGGTATTGGTTTAGCGCGAGGTTATCTCAACCGCTTAGACTTGACTCAGGAAAAATTTATTCCCAATCCATTTAGTAACGCACCCCAGGCACGCCTTTACAAAACAGGCGATCGCGTGCGCTACCTCAGCGATGGCAACATCGAGTTTCTCGGTCGAATTGATAATCAAGTGAAAATTCGGGGTTTCCGCATCGAACTTGGAGAAATTGAAACAGTCCTCACCCAATACCCAGGAGTGCGAGAAGCTGTCGTTATTCTTAAAGAAGAGCAATCCGGTAACAAACCTCTTATCGCTTACGTTGTCTGCGATCGAGAACAACTTACCCCAACCGAACTATATTCCTTCCTACAGACCAAACTACCAGAATATATGATGCCATCAGCGTTTGTCAGGTTGGAAAAACTCCCTCTAACTCCTAATGGCAAAGTTGACCGTCGTGCCTTACCTTCACCTGAGATAGAAGATACGCTCTCAACCAACTTTGTCTCCCCTCGCACCTCCACAGAGCAGCAACTAGCAGATATCTGGTCATCACTTCTAAAAGTCAAGCGAGTGGGAATCCATGACAACTTTTTTGAACTGGGGGGACATTCTCTGTTAGCCACTCAGGTTGTATCTCGCATTCAGAAAGCTTTCGAGGTGGAGTTACGGTTGCGCGACCTGTTTGAATCGCCTACCATAGCTCAATTGAGCGATCGCATCGAAACAATCCTGTGGGCTAAGTCAGGACAACGCTCATCAACTGAAAACAATCTAGAACAAGGAGAATTATGA
- a CDS encoding M16 family metallopeptidase: MSFLTTCWRRYRIPALLFSLCLSYVVLFSGETANIQPAAATMPKIEEAIALSQSSAVTPADETSLSLTQNVRKTVLENGLTVLTKEVHTAPVVTVQAWYKVGSRNEEPGVNGIAHQLEHMMFKGTTNRPIQFGRLFSALGSNSNAFTSYDETAYFGTVERDKLPAMLVLEADRMENAFIGADQLASEKRVVISELQGYENSPEYRLDRAVMRAVFPNLPYGLTVGGTKADVEKFTVEQVQRYYNNYYSPNNATLIIVGDFQTEPTLKAVREIFGKLPNRAGERESGRAGENVPSNAPTPHSSTPIVLREAGSAPLLKVVYPLPPTNHPDVAALKVMDYILTGGRSSRIYQALVESGLASDAGGYAANLIGGGWYQLSATAVRDRKVTEIDRVLGETIADLQNKSVTEEELNRAKAQFRAAVILGNREITAQAMQLGDDYISTGDYSYTDKLLKEVQGVSAADVQRVAKEYLKESDRTVGYFEPTQLTDQGGATTSNNSQTTEHFNLGPPVDPAEVAKYLPNFTSSGISTTQSLPESFKLSNGLQVLLLSDRSTPTITLSGYIQAGTEFDLLASAGIASLTAENLLNGTKTKDALTLAKTLEERGASLSFAATREGVSFDGYSLSKDLPTLVQTLADVLQNANFPEDQLELSRQRSLTQLKERFDNPSYLAYRTLQQTIYPSKHPFHVYPTNDSLKRITDADVMRFYQAHYRPDTTVLTVVGDFEAQKVRSLIETQLGSWKASGKAPRLDFPSVPMPEKVVRLNPVIPGKSQAITFMGYRGINRQDPRYYATLVLNEILGGDTLSSRLGNEIRDRLGLTYGIYSAFQAGKEPGLFLINMQTAPEDTNKAIASTLGLLQQVHAQGVSSAEVDTAKRSLISSYTVQLADPDSLTSVILMNEVYGLSLAEIRDFTRKIQAVSLEQVNQIAKDLLQPDNLVVVTAGPSVSPAALR; this comes from the coding sequence ATGTCCTTTTTAACTACTTGTTGGCGTCGATACCGCATTCCCGCATTGTTGTTTAGCCTCTGCTTGAGCTATGTGGTGCTGTTTTCTGGCGAAACTGCGAACATTCAGCCAGCAGCAGCTACCATGCCCAAGATTGAGGAGGCGATCGCACTTTCCCAATCATCTGCGGTCACGCCAGCAGATGAAACATCCCTCTCCCTGACCCAAAACGTTCGCAAAACGGTGCTGGAAAATGGACTCACCGTTTTAACAAAAGAAGTGCATACAGCGCCGGTAGTCACCGTCCAGGCGTGGTATAAAGTGGGGTCGCGCAACGAAGAACCCGGAGTAAATGGGATTGCACACCAGCTAGAACACATGATGTTCAAAGGCACTACGAATCGCCCGATTCAATTTGGTCGGCTTTTCAGCGCCCTGGGGAGCAACTCGAACGCTTTTACCAGCTACGACGAAACAGCCTACTTTGGCACAGTGGAGCGGGACAAACTCCCAGCAATGCTGGTATTAGAAGCAGACCGGATGGAAAACGCCTTCATCGGTGCAGATCAACTCGCCAGCGAAAAGCGGGTGGTGATTTCCGAATTGCAAGGCTACGAAAATTCGCCGGAATATCGACTAGACCGCGCCGTAATGCGAGCCGTGTTCCCTAATCTGCCCTATGGTTTGACCGTTGGGGGCACCAAAGCGGATGTGGAAAAGTTTACGGTAGAGCAGGTACAGCGTTACTACAACAACTACTACAGCCCTAATAACGCCACCTTGATAATTGTGGGAGATTTCCAAACCGAACCCACCCTCAAGGCGGTTAGAGAAATATTTGGCAAACTTCCCAACCGAGCGGGAGAGCGGGAGAGCGGGAGAGCGGGAGAAAATGTACCTTCAAACGCCCCCACCCCCCATTCCTCCACTCCCATCGTGTTGCGGGAGGCAGGTAGCGCACCTTTGTTGAAGGTGGTGTACCCGTTACCGCCGACCAATCACCCCGATGTGGCGGCGTTGAAGGTAATGGATTACATTTTGACTGGGGGGCGCAGTTCTCGGATTTATCAAGCTTTGGTGGAGTCGGGTCTAGCTAGCGATGCAGGAGGCTACGCAGCTAATTTAATTGGCGGGGGTTGGTATCAACTTTCGGCTACAGCAGTTCGAGACCGGAAAGTGACGGAAATCGATCGCGTTCTTGGGGAAACGATCGCGGATTTACAAAATAAAAGCGTCACAGAAGAAGAACTGAACCGAGCTAAAGCCCAATTCCGGGCTGCGGTTATCTTGGGTAACCGAGAAATAACAGCCCAAGCTATGCAGCTGGGCGACGACTATATAAGTACGGGTGACTACAGCTATACAGACAAGCTGTTGAAAGAGGTTCAGGGAGTTAGCGCCGCTGATGTGCAGCGAGTGGCAAAAGAATACCTCAAAGAATCCGATCGCACTGTAGGCTACTTTGAGCCAACCCAGCTGACAGATCAAGGCGGTGCGACCACAAGCAATAACAGTCAAACTACGGAACACTTCAACCTGGGGCCACCAGTAGACCCAGCGGAAGTGGCGAAGTATCTACCGAACTTTACTTCATCAGGTATATCCACAACTCAATCATTGCCAGAGTCATTCAAACTGAGTAATGGTTTGCAAGTGTTGCTTTTATCCGATCGCAGTACGCCAACGATAACCCTGAGCGGTTACATCCAAGCAGGGACGGAATTTGACTTGTTAGCATCGGCAGGCATAGCTTCTCTGACAGCAGAAAATCTTCTGAATGGCACCAAGACTAAAGATGCTCTAACTCTAGCGAAAACCTTGGAAGAGCGAGGCGCGAGTCTGAGCTTTGCGGCGACTAGAGAGGGTGTAAGCTTTGATGGGTATAGTTTATCGAAAGACTTGCCTACATTAGTTCAGACCTTAGCTGATGTTTTGCAGAATGCCAACTTTCCAGAAGATCAGCTGGAACTAAGCCGTCAGCGATCTTTAACACAACTTAAAGAGCGGTTCGATAACCCAAGTTACTTGGCATATCGAACATTGCAACAAACTATTTACCCAAGCAAACATCCCTTCCACGTCTATCCCACCAACGACAGCCTGAAGCGCATTACCGATGCCGATGTGATGCGTTTTTATCAGGCGCATTACCGCCCCGATACTACCGTGCTGACTGTGGTGGGGGACTTTGAAGCGCAAAAGGTTCGATCGCTCATCGAAACCCAATTAGGCAGTTGGAAAGCCAGCGGTAAAGCACCACGTCTCGATTTTCCCAGCGTACCCATGCCTGAAAAAGTTGTCCGCTTGAATCCGGTAATACCGGGCAAATCACAAGCGATCACTTTTATGGGATATCGCGGTATAAATCGCCAAGATCCGCGTTACTATGCCACATTGGTGCTAAATGAGATTCTGGGTGGCGATACTCTATCGAGTCGGCTGGGAAATGAAATTCGCGATCGCCTTGGTCTTACCTACGGGATCTACAGCGCTTTCCAAGCCGGAAAGGAGCCCGGTTTGTTTCTGATTAATATGCAGACAGCCCCGGAAGATACCAATAAAGCGATCGCCAGTACCCTGGGCCTATTGCAACAAGTTCACGCTCAAGGCGTCAGCAGTGCCGAAGTAGATACTGCCAAGCGTTCCCTGATTAGCAGTTACACTGTTCAACTAGCAGACCCCGACTCGTTAACATCGGTAATTCTGATGAACGAAGTTTACGGACTTTCTCTAGCAGAAATTCGCGATTTTACTCGTAAAATCCAAGCAGTCAGTCTGGAACAAGTTAACCAGATAGCCAAAGATTTGCTGCAACCCGATAACTTAGTTGTCGTAACGGCGGGGCCATCTGTGTCTCCGGCGGCGTTGCGATAG
- a CDS encoding VOC family protein encodes MHHASIRTANIHRAIAFYELLGFTVCDRFTTGYTLACWMEGLGGRIELIQIPEPKPAPDAFGDEHYVGYYHLSFDLANATDDLPTWLASLQERFAEASAENPDQFQPLKVLLEPTQQIIGSSVYEVAFIADTDGLPLEFIRLLPDKKEQINLLL; translated from the coding sequence ATGCACCACGCTTCGATTCGCACTGCGAATATCCATCGCGCGATCGCATTCTACGAACTGCTAGGATTTACTGTATGCGATCGCTTTACTACGGGATACACCCTCGCCTGCTGGATGGAAGGTTTGGGTGGACGCATCGAATTGATCCAAATCCCCGAACCAAAACCTGCACCCGATGCTTTTGGGGACGAACATTATGTCGGGTATTATCATTTATCTTTCGATCTCGCTAACGCGACCGATGATTTACCCACTTGGTTAGCATCCCTGCAAGAACGCTTTGCTGAGGCGTCGGCAGAAAACCCAGACCAATTCCAACCGCTGAAGGTGCTATTAGAACCGACTCAGCAAATAATTGGCTCTAGCGTTTACGAAGTCGCTTTCATCGCTGACACCGACGGCTTACCTCTGGAATTCATCCGTCTTCTTCCAGACAAAAAAGAGCAAATAAATCTTTTACTATAA
- a CDS encoding AMP-binding protein, whose translation MNETEFSQNLSIPELLKVQAERNPDKIAIVAPGRIPLTYGRLCDRISEVATTLNLLGVSRNDLVAITLPNGPEMAVAFLAIASNAICAPLNPAYRAEEFDFYLSDLNAKALIIQSGIAEPAKAIAKKRGIPIIELSPILEAEAGSFTLTYQDFPQNPKSQIPNPKSDDVALVLHTSGTTSRPKIVPLTHVNLCTSAHNIRIALNLAESDRCLNVMPLFHIHGLIGALLSSLSAGASIVCTEGFYAPQFFNWLEEFSPTWYSAVPTMHQAILTRAKANQDIISRHQIRFIRSSSAPLPPQVMVELEQVFNAPVIEAYGMTEASHQMTCNPLPPRVRKPGSVGIEAGPEIAIMDDAGNLLPSPVVGEVVIKGNNVTKGYKNNPEANEKGFTNGWFRTGDLGYLDIDKYLFLKGRIKEIINRGGEKISPREVDEVLLDHPAIAQAVTFAAPHTLLGEDVAAAVVLREGTSATEPEIKEFAAKRLADFKVPRVVLFVDEIPKGPTGKLQRIGLAETLGLTASNPTEPKAEYAPPRTNIEAKLTEIWSDILGIEQVGIHDNFFQLGGDSILAAQIVNRVREALQVELSFLIFFQQPTSAKMAVTIAQIQAETLEDEELADMLADIESLSDESAQNLLDGMR comes from the coding sequence ATGAATGAGACAGAATTTTCACAGAATCTAAGCATTCCCGAACTGCTAAAAGTCCAAGCCGAAAGAAACCCAGACAAGATTGCCATTGTCGCACCAGGACGAATTCCACTGACTTATGGCCGTTTGTGCGATCGCATTAGTGAGGTAGCTACCACATTGAATCTGCTAGGTGTGAGTCGCAACGATCTTGTAGCGATTACGCTTCCTAATGGCCCTGAAATGGCTGTAGCCTTTTTAGCGATCGCCTCTAATGCTATCTGTGCGCCTCTCAATCCAGCCTATCGCGCCGAAGAATTTGATTTTTATTTGTCCGATCTCAACGCCAAAGCACTGATTATTCAGTCGGGAATTGCCGAACCAGCAAAAGCGATCGCTAAAAAACGAGGCATTCCCATCATCGAACTCTCCCCTATATTAGAAGCAGAAGCTGGTAGTTTCACCTTAACTTATCAAGACTTTCCTCAAAATCCCAAATCCCAAATCCCAAATCCCAAATCCGATGATGTAGCTTTAGTCCTGCATACATCCGGCACAACTTCCCGTCCCAAAATAGTCCCTTTGACTCATGTTAACCTCTGTACGTCGGCGCATAACATTCGCATTGCGCTGAATTTAGCAGAAAGCGATCGCTGCCTAAACGTAATGCCCCTATTTCACATTCACGGACTCATCGGCGCATTACTTTCATCCCTGAGTGCTGGTGCTAGTATCGTTTGCACAGAGGGGTTTTACGCACCCCAATTCTTTAATTGGTTAGAAGAATTTTCCCCCACTTGGTATTCAGCAGTTCCAACCATGCACCAAGCAATTTTAACCCGTGCAAAAGCAAACCAAGATATCATTTCTCGTCACCAAATCCGGTTCATTCGCTCCTCCTCAGCGCCCCTACCGCCACAAGTGATGGTAGAGTTAGAACAGGTATTCAATGCGCCTGTAATTGAAGCTTATGGGATGACAGAAGCCTCCCATCAAATGACTTGCAATCCCCTTCCGCCTAGAGTGCGTAAACCCGGTTCAGTTGGTATAGAGGCTGGGCCAGAAATAGCGATTATGGACGATGCAGGTAATTTACTTCCATCCCCAGTAGTGGGAGAGGTTGTCATCAAGGGAAATAACGTAACTAAAGGCTATAAAAATAATCCCGAAGCAAATGAGAAAGGGTTTACTAATGGTTGGTTTCGGACAGGAGATTTAGGGTATTTAGATATAGATAAATATCTATTTTTAAAGGGGAGAATTAAAGAAATTATTAATCGAGGGGGCGAGAAAATTTCCCCCCGCGAAGTGGATGAAGTGCTGCTGGATCATCCCGCGATCGCTCAAGCCGTTACCTTTGCCGCTCCCCACACGCTTTTAGGTGAAGATGTCGCCGCTGCGGTAGTTCTGCGGGAGGGAACCTCAGCAACCGAACCGGAAATTAAAGAATTTGCTGCCAAGAGACTTGCTGATTTTAAAGTTCCTCGTGTAGTTCTGTTTGTAGATGAAATTCCTAAAGGGCCGACAGGAAAACTTCAGCGAATTGGCCTAGCCGAAACGCTAGGACTTACTGCCTCCAATCCAACAGAGCCTAAAGCAGAATACGCTCCTCCTCGTACAAATATAGAAGCCAAATTAACAGAAATCTGGTCTGATATTTTAGGTATTGAGCAAGTTGGGATTCATGACAATTTTTTCCAGTTAGGTGGAGATTCTATCCTGGCCGCTCAAATCGTCAATCGCGTGCGAGAAGCCTTGCAAGTAGAATTGTCGTTTCTGATCTTCTTTCAACAACCCACATCTGCTAAAATGGCAGTGACAATTGCCCAAATTCAGGCAGAAACATTAGAGGATGAGGAGTTAGCGGATATGTTGGCTGACATTGAATCTCTTTCGGATGAGTCAGCCCAAAACCTGCTTGATGGGATGCGGTAA